From one Shewanella sp. GD04112 genomic stretch:
- the sapA gene encoding ABC transporter substrate-binding protein SapA, translating into MSVLIRRLCLSTAVFCMSGLLVACGPQRLPSGLVYCSEGNPESFNPQLVTSGTTIDATSHQIYSRLVDYDALSGQLVPALATSWAESDDGLSYRFTLRENVKFQHSSRFTPSRDFNADDVLFSFNRIIDKHHPYHGVSRTGYPFFQSIGFSEQVKSVEKINDHEVIFRLARKDASFLSNLATDFAVILSSEYADQQLALGHPENLDHFAIGTGPFTLVHYAKNEYIRYRRNPDFWGEPAKVDMLVYDITPKSTVRLAKLIAGDCSVSALPKAGELPVIKQHEQLSIESQPGLNVAFWAFNTQKPPLDDVRVRRALAYAVDKQNILRAVYQNTAIEAIGVLPPASWAYDSNKKLLDYNPQKARDLLKEAGIKHLSIDIWAMPVARAYNPNALKTAELIQSDLANIGVKVNIISYDWSVFSQRLSRDEYDSVLIGWNADNSDPDNFFTPLLSCSAMQSNNNRSRWCNKEFDAILDRAREVSTQAERKEIYQEAEAFLAEQVPMLSLAHAKRVALTRSNIHDMQLTPFGGISFARTSQAEQETH; encoded by the coding sequence AATAAGACGCCTGTGCCTATCAACTGCAGTTTTCTGCATGAGTGGGTTGTTGGTTGCATGTGGCCCCCAACGACTCCCTTCTGGTTTGGTCTATTGTTCCGAAGGGAATCCCGAGTCTTTTAATCCGCAGTTGGTGACATCAGGCACCACTATCGACGCGACCTCACATCAAATTTATAGCCGCTTAGTGGACTATGACGCGCTCTCAGGCCAGCTCGTACCCGCGCTGGCCACCAGTTGGGCCGAGAGTGACGATGGCTTAAGTTACCGTTTTACCCTCAGGGAAAATGTTAAGTTTCAACATTCATCCCGTTTTACCCCTAGTCGCGATTTTAACGCCGACGATGTGCTGTTTTCCTTCAATCGGATTATCGACAAACATCACCCTTACCATGGCGTATCACGTACCGGTTACCCCTTTTTCCAAAGTATTGGCTTTTCAGAACAAGTTAAAAGTGTCGAAAAAATCAATGACCACGAGGTTATCTTTCGGCTAGCGCGCAAAGATGCGTCGTTTTTATCGAATCTCGCCACCGACTTTGCCGTTATCCTCTCGAGCGAATATGCCGATCAGCAACTGGCACTGGGGCATCCTGAAAATCTCGATCATTTTGCCATCGGCACAGGGCCTTTTACCTTAGTGCATTACGCCAAAAACGAATATATTCGCTATCGACGCAATCCCGACTTTTGGGGCGAGCCCGCCAAAGTCGATATGCTGGTGTACGATATCACCCCAAAAAGCACTGTCAGACTGGCCAAACTTATCGCCGGTGATTGCAGCGTATCGGCCCTGCCCAAAGCGGGTGAGTTGCCCGTTATCAAACAACATGAACAGCTGAGCATTGAGTCTCAACCCGGTCTTAACGTAGCTTTTTGGGCCTTTAACACGCAAAAGCCTCCTTTAGATGATGTACGCGTGCGCCGCGCCCTCGCCTATGCCGTAGATAAGCAAAATATCTTACGGGCCGTGTATCAAAACACCGCAATAGAAGCCATAGGTGTGTTACCGCCAGCGTCTTGGGCCTACGACAGCAATAAAAAACTGTTAGATTACAATCCACAAAAAGCGCGCGATTTGTTGAAAGAAGCGGGAATAAAACATCTCAGCATCGATATTTGGGCCATGCCCGTTGCCCGCGCTTACAACCCTAATGCGTTGAAAACCGCCGAGTTAATTCAATCTGACTTGGCCAATATCGGTGTAAAGGTCAATATCATCAGTTACGACTGGAGCGTCTTTAGCCAAAGATTGAGCCGGGATGAATATGACTCAGTCCTCATCGGCTGGAACGCCGATAACAGTGACCCCGATAACTTCTTTACGCCGTTGCTGAGTTGCTCGGCGATGCAATCTAACAACAACCGCTCTCGCTGGTGCAATAAAGAGTTTGATGCCATTCTAGACAGAGCGAGGGAAGTCTCGACTCAGGCCGAGCGCAAGGAAATTTACCAAGAGGCCGAGGCCTTCTTAGCCGAGCAAGTGCCAATGTTGAGTCTGGCCCACGCCAAGCGAGTCGCACTCACTCGCAGCAATATCCATGATATGCAGTTAACCCCTTTTGGCGGCATCTCATTTGCCCGAACCAGCCAAGCTGAGCAGGAGACACACTGA